The Setaria italica strain Yugu1 chromosome IX, Setaria_italica_v2.0, whole genome shotgun sequence genome has a window encoding:
- the LOC101772158 gene encoding putative ripening-related protein 5, which translates to MAIFVLVALSATHMAFSLRPGAGLGVCRASGYLPGRSGNCEKSNDPDCCEDGKKYPQYRCSPPVTASTKAVLTLNSFEKGKDGGGPSECDNAYHSDEEKVVALSTGWFSNMARCGHRIRISANGNSVYAKVVDECDSVHGCDDEHNFEPPCDNNIVDASPAVWDALGLDQSLGMVDITWSEEGYMSWVALSTGWFSNMAHCGHHIKISANGNSVYTKVVDECDSVHGCDDEHNFEPPCDNNIVDASLVVWDALGLDQSLGMVDITWFEE; encoded by the exons ATGGCGATCTTCGTCCTGGTTGCTCTCTCCGCCACCCACATGGCGTTCTCCctccgccccggcgccggcctcggcgTGTGCCGCGCCAGCGGCTACCTCCCCGGCCGGTCCGGCAACTGCGAGAAGAGCAACGACCCGGACTGCTGCGAGGACGGCAAGAAGTACCCGCAGTaccgctgctcgccgccggtgaCGGCGAGCACCAAGGCCGTGCTGACGCTCAACAGCTTCGAGAAgggcaaggacggcggcggcccgtcGGAGTGCGACAACGCGTACCACAGCGACGAGGAGAAGGTGGTGGCGCTCTCCACGGGGTGGTTCAGCAACATGGCGCGCTGCGGGCACCGCATCAGGATCAGCGCCAACGGCAACTCCGTGTACGCCAAGGTGGTAGACGAGTGCGACTCCGTCCACGGCTGCGACGACGAGCACAACTTCGAGCCGCCCTGCGACAACAACATCGTCGACGCCTCGCCGGCGGTCTGGGACGCCCTGGGGCTCGACCAGAGCCTCGGCATGGTGGACATCACATGGTCCGAGGA AGGATACATGTCTTGG GTGGCGCTCTCCACGGGGTGGTTCAGCAACATGGCGCACTGCGGGCACCACATCAAGATCAGTGCCAACGGCAACTCCGTGTACACCAAGGTGGTAGACGAGTGCGACTCTGTCCACGGCTGCGACGACGAGCACAACTTCGAGCCGCCCTGTGACAACAACATCGTCGACGCCTCGCTGGTGGTCTGGGACGCCCTGGGGCTCGACCAGAGCCTCGGCATGGTGGACATCACATGGTTCGAGGAGTGA